The proteins below are encoded in one region of Belonocnema kinseyi isolate 2016_QV_RU_SX_M_011 chromosome 1, B_treatae_v1, whole genome shotgun sequence:
- the LOC117173858 gene encoding uncharacterized protein LOC117173858 gives MEDLIFLALLFFLLALDSVQSSPFEPPLVGSRHSKPELPVGQIVRAPNKQLYIISSSPGHLSEGFNVDLENVQLVLLNAKQMAIYERLKSRPNTIPDDYVIPPFFYKEGDELHRKVGEEYQKVGEARDWQTMNDIKTVHQRFPSIIRPQEGDRLVSFVTVRWNHVGPVKLLRHVATYLDREWIAVKLLPGPGEA, from the exons aatccaGTCCTTTTGAACCCCCACTAGTAGGCAGTCGTCATAGTAAACCTGAATTACCTGTTGGTCAAATAGTGAGAGCGCCCAATAAACAGCTTTATATAATCTCTTCTTCTCCTGGTCATTTAAGTGAGGGGTTTAATGTTGATTTGGAAAACGTACAATTAGTACTGTTGAATGCAAAACAGATGGCGATTTACGAGAGACTTAAAAGTCGACCCAACACTATCCCAG ATGATTATGTAATACCGCCATTCTTCTATAAGGAAGGGGATGAACTGCATCGTAAAGTTGGTGAAGAATATCAGAAAGTCGGAGAAGCTCGTGACTGGCAGACGATGAATGACATCAAAACAGTTCATCAAC GTTTTCCATCCATAATCAGACCTCAAGAGGGTGATAGGTTGGTGAGTTTTGTAACAGTCCGTTGGAATCATGTGGGTCCAGTGAAGCTACTTAGGCATGTTGCAACATACTTGGATAGAGAATGGATCGCGGTGAAACTGCTGCCTGGTCCTGGAG AAGCCTAA